A window of the Bradyrhizobium ottawaense genome harbors these coding sequences:
- a CDS encoding PaaI family thioesterase, with amino-acid sequence MSGRTTPRTYGTVSADRKKEMSGLEFVQGLADGTLPLNTIAQTLGYDVTEAANGRVVVTAEPGGNHLNPAGTVHGGLAATLLDSCMGLAVQSTLEKGVSQTTLEFKISLVRPITSETGEIRAEGVVLTSGRRVGTAEGRITDRNGRLLAHGTTTCLIFPS; translated from the coding sequence ATGTCAGGCCGCACCACCCCCAGGACATACGGGACCGTCAGCGCCGACCGGAAGAAGGAAATGAGCGGCCTGGAATTCGTCCAGGGCCTCGCTGACGGAACACTGCCGCTCAATACGATCGCGCAAACCCTGGGCTATGATGTCACGGAAGCCGCGAACGGGCGCGTCGTCGTCACCGCGGAGCCCGGCGGCAATCATCTCAACCCGGCCGGCACCGTGCATGGCGGTTTAGCCGCCACACTGCTCGATAGCTGTATGGGCCTGGCCGTCCAGTCGACGCTTGAAAAGGGTGTCAGCCAGACCACGCTGGAGTTCAAGATTTCGCTGGTGCGGCCGATTACATCCGAGACCGGAGAGATCCGGGCGGAAGGCGTCGTGTTGACCTCTGGCCGACGGGTCGGTACCGCCGAAGGGCGAATCACCGATCGCAACGGGCGGCTGCTTGCCCATGGCACGACGACGTGCCTGATTTTTCCAAGCTGA
- a CDS encoding methylated-DNA--[protein]-cysteine S-methyltransferase, giving the protein MNMDRARLPETFGLDRLETPIGVALLVSDDDGVLRALDWEDYEPRMKELLRLQYGAVILKEARAPRDLRTALAGYFKGDLERLRQIKWRVAGTRFQQKVWKALPKIAAGTTMSYGALAAKIGLPKAVRAVGHANGSNPISVVVPCHRLIGANGSLIKYGGGLERKRWLLQHEGVEV; this is encoded by the coding sequence ATGAATATGGATCGCGCCAGGCTGCCTGAAACATTTGGCCTCGATCGGCTGGAAACGCCGATCGGCGTGGCGCTGCTGGTCAGCGACGATGACGGCGTGCTGCGCGCGCTGGACTGGGAGGATTACGAGCCGCGCATGAAGGAGTTGCTGCGGCTGCAATATGGCGCGGTGATCCTGAAAGAGGCGAGGGCGCCGCGCGATCTCAGGACGGCGCTGGCGGGCTATTTCAAGGGCGACCTCGAGCGCCTGCGGCAGATCAAGTGGCGCGTCGCCGGCACGCGGTTTCAGCAGAAGGTCTGGAAAGCGCTGCCGAAGATTGCGGCGGGCACCACGATGAGCTACGGCGCATTGGCGGCGAAGATCGGCCTGCCCAAAGCCGTCCGCGCCGTCGGCCACGCCAACGGCTCCAATCCGATCAGCGTGGTCGTGCCCTGTCACCGCCTGATCGGCGCCAACGGTTCGCTGATCAAATATGGCGGCGGACTGGAACGGAAGCGCTGGCTGCTGCAGCATGAGGGCGTGGAGGTTTGA